tatgggtttaaaggttagggcttaggttgttagggtttagtttttagggttagggttaaaaaggttagggtttaggttttaagggtttagtttttagggtttcggttttaagggtttagtttttaaggttagggtttaggtttagggtttagggtttagggtttagcttttaaggttagggtttaggtttttagggtttagtttttagggttagggtttagggtttaggtaaatatatttgtagggtttagggtttagtttgtagggttagggtttgggtttacctcaccataaaaagtaattaaaaaaaaagagatctctccctttattaattttttcttttttaatattcgtctttctttatttatggtttagagttttaaggtttctttttttagggttagggttaaaaaggttagggtttagtttttagggttagggtttaaaaagttagggtttaggttttgaaggtttagtttttagggttagggttttaaggttagggtttaggttttagggtttagggtttagggtttaggttgttagggtttagtttttaggattagggtttaggttttgaaggtttagtttttagggttagggttaaaaaggttagggtttaggtttttagggttagggttttaaggttagggtttagggttttaaggttagggtttaggtttttagggtttacgttgttacggtttagtttttagggttagggttttaaggttagagtttagggtttagggtttagggtttaggttttagggttttaaggttaggatttaggtttttagggtttagtttttagggttagcactacaaaaaatttggattttagtaACCTAAccttagtaacatgcaaaacccttttgcacgttactaaaatttagTAACGTTACTTTAGTAACGTGATTTTCAGGTGACTAAACCCAcagttactaaaataattttaataacgTGGAAATTGACACCACGTTACTAATTAGTAACGCACAAAATTTCGCACGTTACTAAAAATTTAGTAACGCGCAAAATTGTTGCACGACACTATTTAGTGGCCTGATagttttgcacgttactaaaattagtaacgtgataaaattgtcatgttactaattttagtaacgtgcaacacttttgcacgttactaaattataaattataaaatttttttaaagaaaaaagcacGTTACTAAtgtacataaaaagaaaaaaaaaaaaaaaaaaatatatatatatatatatatatatatatatatatatatatatatatatatatatatatatatatatttagtaacgtgtgttcacacgttactaaaattatgtaaaaaaaattaaaaaaaaaaattattgaactgCCAGATGAAGCTGCTGCCAGACGGAAGCAGCCTGGCAGTCCAGCCTTCAATCTCTTTAACACCAACATCAAATCGAGGACTTATAACCCCGCACTTGTTCAACCTTCCATTCAATTCAACCTCAAATTTTCCAGATCTGTGATCGTCAACATATATACTCAAACTCCACAATATAAccttcaaaacaaaataaaaaaataaataaaattataagaacGCAATCGAACAAACCATGGTTCTGCATGACCAGAAGAAACTTGATGATCACTTTGGAGGACAGCCTGATCATGACCTGTTGCTTCCCCCTTTTCTCGGCATTGTACATGCTCTTGAGAGCATCATTCAACACACTGACTCTCACCATCCTCACAAATTCAAGCTCCTGAAAAAGGTTACACCCAATCATTCACAAGCCCAAGATGTACTATTTACAACTCAATCGCTACAGAGGGGTTGCCATTCAACAAACAATATAAACATTTACAAATCTTGCTAGAGAGACAAAGAGTGAGATCCTGTGGTTTACCTGACAGCAGAGATGGCAGCCGCGAGTGGAGCTGATTGCTTTTTCTGGATCATGTCTTCCTTCGGTAGCatcagataaaataaaataattaaaattatgtaaaacAGAGTAGCGACGTAGCACAGATGGCTTTAAACATTGTAGCAGATttcaataattacaataaataaaccaaaatttGAATTACCAGATTTGTGGATCTGATCAGCTGAAGcgtctttttccttcttctttctcttttttctggTTATTGCTGGTtttcttgagagagagatagagagagagagagagagagacagacagatagagagagagagagagagtgagagtgatgGAGAGtgcaagagagagagtgagaaagtgagagagatagagagaggacGTACCTGTGGTCGACGGAGAGCGGCGACAGGTGGTGGCCGACGGTGTCTGAGAGAGTGAGACATAGATAGACGAGTGAGACGAGAGAGTTGAGAAATGGActgagttgagagagagagtaaagcaGCTTTTTAGAAAggagcaaaaaaataaaatttgaaaaaataaaaaacaaaacaaaaattaaacttttgtcttttgggtgaggcgcgcgcgggacacgaaagtTTCGTGTCCCGCGTGAACGCCCCCTTCCCCCCAAATGCTCAATATGAgccttttttatcttttaattaatttttttgaatatcagttatattttttcgtttgtatttttttaaaaaataaaataaaattctttctctttttttattttaatagaaaactagttttttctttttacttttcgattgttttcttcttcttcttcttcttctttttttttttttttttaaaaaaaatgttttaataattattagttattttttcgtttgttttttttttttaataaaattcttttccgttttttaattttcattttttttttcgtttttttttattttagttttttttttcaaaaaaatggttttttattattttttttaattttaatttataattttaattgaTAATTTTAATTACAACTCAATCAttgtagatcatccgatcgatcatgatagatcaataggatcgatagatcatccgatcaatcatggtagatcatccgatcaatcatggtagatcatccgatcgatcatgataaatcatctgatcaatcatgatagatcaaaaggatcgatagatcatccgatcgataatgatagatcaataagatcgatagattatccgatcaatcatggtagatcatctgatcgatcataatagatcatccgatcaatcatggtagatcatccaatcgataatgatagatcaataggatcgttagatcatccaatcgatcatgatagatcaataggatcaatagatcttccgatcaatcatgatagatcatccgatcaatcatgacaGATCATCCGaccaatcatggtagatcatccgatcaatcatagtagatcatccgatcgatcatgataaattatcgatcaatcatgatagatcaataagatcgatagatattccgatcaatcatggtagatcatctgatcgatcatgatagatcattcgatcaatcggatcgatagatcattcgatcgatcgtgatagtaTTGATCATATCCGATCGaccgtgatagatcaataggatcgataaataatctgatcgatcaataggatcgttagataatctgattgatcaataggatcgttagatcatccaatcgatcgttaTAGTATCGATCCtatccgatcaatcgtgatagatcatccgatcggtcgtgatcgatcaataggatcgatagatcatctgatcggatcgatagatcatccaatcaatcgtgatcgatcaataggatcgatagatcatccgatcgatcgtgatggatcaatataatcgatagaccatccgatcgatcatagtgcGTTAATTAGTCTGATCAattgtgatagagttcgatcaatcgtaCTTGACACATTGAAAGTTTGATCTAACGTGCAATTGATCCTAATAAGTACTAGTCCAATTGATCATGACATgatcaaatgatcgatcaaacttgacacaagtgaaggtttgatcaaatatctaattcatcctaGTGCATCGGTCTGATCTATTGTGACAAGAACAtctgatcaatcaaacttgacacagctataggttcgatctaacgtgtgatcgatcatgacatgatcataggatcaatagaattATCCTATCGATCCTAGTGTATTACTCCGGTcgaaaaaaccaatttttcgaaaaaaataaactaaaaatttattttttaaaaacaaattaaaaaattatagaaaaacgaaaaaaattgaaaattaaacaacgaaaaagtttttgtttttgttttttttttaaaaaaaaaaatagttgaaaattatgaaaacaatttttttttaataaaaaaaaaataaacgaaaaagaaaaaagaaaaaccagttttctattaaaaacataatataatttttaagaattagtaacgtgcaaaattttgcacgttactacaTTAGTAACGTGGACAATTTTGAatgttactaaattagtaacgtgcaaaatagTAACGTGactaaatatttgaaattgtatcatttttaaaaaaaatatattgacataatatttagtaacatgcagaattttgcacgttactaatttagtaacatTCAAAATTGTCCACGTTACTAAtgtagtaacgtgcaaaattttgcacgttactaattcttaaaaattatattatgtttttaaaaaatatattgacataatttttagtaacatgcagaattttacacgttactaaattagtaacgttCAAAATGTTCCACGTTACTAcattagtaacatgcaaaattttgcacgttactaattcttaaaaattatattgacataatatttagtaacgtgcaaacttttgcacgttactatttagtaacgtgtaaaattttccacgttactaaattagtaatgtgcaaaatttgcatgttactaaatactttagtaacgtgcaaatttttagcacattactaaatttagtaacgtggaaaattttacacgttactaaatgctcagttttttgtagtgtagggttttaaggttagggtttagggtttaactaaaataaaaaagtaacaaaaaaatttcactcttttgtagggtttagggtttttagggtgaacgggattttgggctagggtttagggtttatggtttttgcttgttttttagagtataaagcttaggggtttggttttgagatttgatcatagggatttttatattggttttgatttagggtttagggtttattgtttacacgtttgttataaattgaataataaaaataattattataaatggtagacggtggccaaatttaattttctgtatctatccaataatcgttggatacgatcattttcttataaaatgatagcgagtttactttgaaatgtttttttttttttttttttttttttgtaaaaaaattacctgagaATGAACTCCgtccaactttttttctttgttcttaaaaaacccaaaaattgttgaaatagtaccgcatagttatttatattttattggtttggatcattgattttatgatgaagttaataaaataattaccacaaataataatccacacaccaattcgtagtacagtaaaacatattacaaaaaaaaaaaaaaaaataccacaactgtacgaatatttttcatgcataacgaccaaccacatcaaaatacataaaattacacaacaatagatattcaaacccaacaaaattaacagcattgcatagaccattatatattgctaaatccacaattattatatgaaactattaaaaaaattagaaacagatttgaaacaaattaatttaaatgcaccaagtttattatagccaaaattaaagaaaaaaaattaatggtaaaattactcacaaatatttttttttgagtgatttgtatgctccttagccaaaatgtacctgcattaaaacatattagtcccaaaataatattcacgtacaaggcagagagagagagagagagagagagagagagagagagaggtttcagagagagagaggggtccggacctactgtggttcggttagagagagagagagagagcaagagagagagagagcaagagagagacagagagatagagagagagacagagagagagagagggagatgtagagagagataggacctggttcggttagagagagagagacctagagagagagagagagctagagagagacagagagagagagctagagagagagagagagctagagagagacagagagatagagagagacagagagaaagagagagagagagctagaaagagagagagctagagagagataggacctggttcggttagagagagagagagagagctagagagagagcatgcaccggagagggagctggccggagaagaCACCGGAGGGCGGTGGTCGGTGGTTGGTGGACGGTGgacggagaaggagagagagagagagagccgagtgagagagagagaggtgagggAGAGAAACTAATTTTGTGGATCGCAtggggtagcttcctctggaagctaccctgttttttttttttttttttttttttttaattaattgaaaacgaggccaggtggcgcgcgggaattgtcccgcgcaggtcacctggccaaaaattggccacgtggcttaatgccacgcggccaattagagacgtgtataataatacacgtctctatcggttttttaattttttttttttttttaaaaaaaaaaacgaaaattatatatatatatatatatatatatatatttgtatttgtaaacacaaaccctaatccgaccctaagtgtatgtaatatatatagtgttaacgTTTACGTAgactctaacccataaaactaaaccctaaacgataaccctaaaactaattcttaaaccctaagtctctgttaagtttcatatatatatatatatatatatatatatatatatatatatatatatatatatatatataggtcctatatatatatagggttagggttttattagattagtagtccattaacgtaaatcctaattagagttagggtttacttataagtataccatatatatgtaaagtactcaacacgtaaaacgtaaatatactataaacatattgcacgtagcccataacccctaaccctatgtttatatactatatatagtcataaaccataaccctaagtgtatgtactttgttatgttgcatattatttttttgttcctcgccgtataattatgcatatatatatagcacaaatttgggttatttatgcatttagtactctatataaacataaaccttaacactgagtgtatatacaacgttattatatatatctataaaccctaaccctaagtgtatatatatactatatatagctatactgtatatagctatataagtatactatatatatatatatatatatatatatatatatatatatatatatatatatatatatatatatatatatatatatatatatagccataaacactAATGTTATGgtatatacaagtaactataaaggtatatagtttcggcacgccgtttacatgcatgcatgcatgcatatattatatatatgtatatacataatatgacaagatagatttgaaatacaaatacaaatacaaatacaaatacaaacacaaacacatgcaaccctaagtgtatgtactgtacaaattgttaaaccctaagtgtatgaaCTGTAgaaattgctaaaccctaagccataaaactaaactgtaaactataaattaaaactaaatcctaaccctaagtatatatatatatatatatatactatactaaaccctgaccataaaattgaaccctaaaacccataatcttaaccctaatcttaagtgtatgtaccatatatatgtaagccataaaccctaaccttaaccctaatattaagtgtatgtactatatgtaatccataaaccctaaccttaaccctaatattaagtgtatgtactatatgtataagccataaaccctaaccctaaccctaaccctaaatatatatactatatatatagtgataaaccctaactctaggatcaaatgatagttcgaccaagttttgaacattgaactagatcaaatgatagaggcatgcaattttatacttgtgtaaggtatgctataatgatcgggaccacaaggcgaacacattcaaatggatgttctacgaaccctaaccctgagagtatgtactacacatacaataaattaagtcctaacgcataaaccatattcaagaaactcaacctgcatgtaaaccctaaaacataactataagtacaatacatactaaatatagcacaaatttattgttggggtatataataagaattttttatataaataaattcaaaaatatttaactacaagtactgtacaaaactaattagtttataaactctaagttggtatagggtacatagtaatattatcatgtacataatatttgattgttttttttttttttttaaaaaaaggaattctaaaattaattttctggAATAcaccagttagccacgtgtatttttatacacgtggcattctgtttgacacgtgtaatttatacacgcggccatctggccgcgtgtataaattacatgAGGCCAATTGTTTCTACGCCCCATCTTGCCATGTGGCCTTCCACGCACGCTGCCAaatggccgcgtgtctacagtaacggttactgtagacacgcgacGATTTAcactgttttttgtagtgacgtAATATACATGAACATATTTAAATTCACATGACTCATTATCACTAATAAAGTATGCAAAGCAGTTCATGGTATGTATCATATGGCATGTAAAACAATTTAATAGATGTTGGATaccctgataaaaaaaaaaaaaaaaatttaatagatgtTGGtcaataaggttttttttttttttagatggtcAATAAGTTTTTTTACTTACATGCACTTTCCTCTACGTATATACATCCTCGTTAAACCTTCAACCAGTGTCACATGCCTGGAATTTATTATATTGCATTATTAGTCGTGATTAAATTTCTTAATCCTAATTAACACTACTTCCATGCATAGTAATTATCCCACTAGCTAGCTCCCATGCATGTAGCATACCtcacttttcttaaaattaattgGCCAGGTAATTCCGTTATCCTCTTGGCTATTACTCAATTACAGTTGTTTGATTAATGGCTTCTCTAGCTTAAACCTAGCTACTTCATTAGTTTCGTTTCTTCTTCATTAAAACCTAAGCTCTAACTTGTATATTTTACCCTTCTCGTACAAGTGTCACATGATCACCCGTAACACTAATCAGTACTTTTGTTAGCTCGGCAGGTTTTTTTACACGGTATATATACTGTTTTACATGACCAACTatataaggaaaataaaattacatttagtACAGAATAATTCATGTTAGGAAAGATTGGCTGTAAATGGAATGGCCTTTGAATGAGTGTGGTGCACAGCTGCATGCAAGGATTCTTGGAGACATTGGCGCATGTAAACTTGCTGTATTGGACCTTGGGAAGTTGCCTTGGATGTCATGCACAATTTTAGGAGTGTTGCCTTCTGTGTCACTCTTGACTATATAGGTGATATGCGTGAGAGATTGTTGTGTGAGAATCATTTTGTCAGGAAATTTTCATCTCATACATTATTTAGCTTTATGTATGTTAGAAAactgctatccgcatatgaAGGAACACCAAAACAACtttgttttagtgaatttaa
The Alnus glutinosa chromosome 14, dhAlnGlut1.1, whole genome shotgun sequence genome window above contains:
- the LOC133857493 gene encoding uncharacterized protein LOC133857493, whose product is MTQLLYSLSQLSPFLNSLVSLVYLCLTLSDTVGHHLSPLSVDHRKPAITRKKRKKKEKDASADQIHKSGRHDPEKAISSTRGCHLCCQELEFVRMVRVSVLNDALKSMYNAEKRGKQQVMIRLSSKVIIKFLLVMQNHGLFDCVLIILFIFLFCFEGYIVEFEYIC